The following proteins are encoded in a genomic region of Parabacteroides pacaensis:
- the sufD gene encoding Fe-S cluster assembly protein SufD, with translation MIGLKKKSIKDMTAAEKQYIDLFRDNYDLLCAPASDLLNRHREPAFSRFKELGFPVFGSEDYKYTDPAEAFGPDWGVNINRLDFPVNPYEVFKCDVPNLSTSLYFMVNDKFYRKETPSAKLPEGVFVGSLNEFATLYPSVAEKYYARIASENDGLVAFNTMMVQDGFVFYVPDKVVVERPVQLVNILRSSIPLLMNRRILVILGKHAQAKLLVCDHTMDDEISFLVSQVVEIYAAENAHFDYYELEETSENTTRFSSLYLEQAAASNVLVNGITLTNGMSRNNYYVRLNGEYAETNLSGMAISDKEQHLDTYSHITHAVPHCHSDELFKYVLNDRALGAFSGRILVKEGAQKTTAYQNNRNLCATREARMYSKPQLEIYADDVKCSHGMTTGQLDEKALFYMRSRGIPEAEARMLLMVAFTSDVIDNVRLDALRDRLHKLVEKRFRGELAKCAGCRICK, from the coding sequence ATGATTGGATTAAAAAAGAAATCGATTAAGGACATGACAGCAGCGGAAAAACAATACATAGACCTCTTCCGGGACAATTATGATTTGCTTTGTGCTCCGGCCAGCGATCTGTTGAACCGGCATCGGGAACCGGCATTCAGCCGGTTTAAGGAATTGGGATTTCCGGTCTTCGGCTCGGAAGATTATAAGTATACCGATCCGGCAGAAGCTTTCGGGCCTGATTGGGGAGTAAATATCAACCGGCTTGATTTTCCGGTAAATCCTTACGAAGTATTTAAGTGCGATGTCCCGAATCTTTCTACCAGCCTCTATTTTATGGTAAACGACAAGTTCTACCGTAAAGAAACCCCAAGTGCCAAGTTGCCGGAAGGCGTATTTGTAGGCAGCCTGAACGAATTTGCTACGCTTTATCCCTCTGTTGCGGAAAAATACTATGCCCGCATTGCTTCGGAAAACGATGGACTGGTGGCATTTAACACCATGATGGTGCAAGACGGATTTGTATTTTACGTACCCGACAAGGTCGTAGTAGAGCGTCCTGTCCAGTTAGTGAATATTCTCCGTTCCTCTATTCCTTTGTTGATGAACCGCCGTATCCTTGTCATCCTGGGAAAGCATGCACAGGCTAAGTTGTTGGTTTGCGACCATACGATGGACGATGAAATCAGTTTCCTCGTTTCCCAGGTAGTAGAAATCTATGCGGCAGAAAACGCCCATTTTGATTATTACGAACTGGAAGAAACCAGCGAAAATACCACTCGCTTTTCTTCCCTTTATCTTGAACAAGCAGCCGCCTCAAATGTATTGGTGAACGGGATTACACTTACCAACGGCATGAGCCGGAATAACTATTACGTCCGGTTAAACGGCGAGTATGCCGAAACCAACCTGAGCGGGATGGCTATTTCCGATAAAGAGCAACATTTGGATACCTATTCCCATATTACCCATGCCGTACCCCATTGCCATAGCGACGAATTGTTCAAATACGTGCTGAACGACCGGGCGTTGGGTGCTTTCAGCGGTCGTATCCTGGTGAAAGAAGGAGCACAGAAAACCACAGCTTATCAGAACAACCGCAATCTATGCGCTACTCGCGAAGCCCGCATGTATTCAAAGCCCCAATTGGAAATTTATGCAGATGATGTAAAATGTTCCCACGGCATGACTACCGGCCAATTAGACGAGAAGGCCCTTTTTTACATGCGTAGCCGGGGAATCCCTGAAGCGGAAGCCCGGATGCTGTTAATGGTAGCTTTTACCAGCGATGTAATCGATAATGTCCGTTTGGATGCTTTGCGCGACCGTCTTCATAAACTCGTAGAAAAACGTTTTCGCGGCGAATTGGCAAAATGTGCCGGTTGCAGAATCTGTAAGTAA
- a CDS encoding ATP-binding protein, whose product MTKMIPYGITDFGRIQRENYYYVDKTMFIERIEKQPPFLFLIRPRRFGKSLTLAMLAMYYDVQYADQFEELFGNLYIGKHPTPWHNKFLVLRFNFSEVSSNIDEVEESFNFYCCNRMLEFVRQYEPLFGKEIWTSLSGSEKQAGALLSAINTYISRKGNLPIYLMIDEYDNFTNTILSTYGTEYYRKATHGEGFIRGFFNVIKAATTGPGAAVQRLFITGVSPVTMDDVTSGFNIGTNITTNPQFNSLVGFSREEVTDMLAYYRKEGFFTESIEEMLEVMKPNYDNYCFSEDRLEDCMFNSNMVLYFMNYYFTNGTKPKEIVDPNIRTDFNKLSYLIRLDHGLGQNFSVIREIAEKGEIEASIATHFSALEMTDVENFKSLLFYFGLLSIKDVTIMGTPVLAVPNFVVREQLFNFLISGYRKYDLFKIDLARLMRLTGEMAFHADWQSLFTYLADAIREQSRIREFIEGESHIKGFLLAYLGISRYYDLYPEYEANKGFADFFFKPSLAAPVIPPYTYLLEVKYCKAGSSNAQVRKLADEARNQLIQYSEAASVAKARAEGHLKLITIVWRSWELVLMEEIKDEAFFTPLIK is encoded by the coding sequence ATGACGAAAATGATACCTTACGGGATAACGGATTTCGGACGTATCCAAAGAGAAAATTATTATTATGTTGATAAAACGATGTTTATCGAACGGATTGAAAAGCAACCTCCGTTTTTGTTCCTGATCCGTCCGCGTCGTTTCGGTAAAAGTCTTACGCTGGCTATGTTGGCTATGTATTACGATGTACAGTATGCCGACCAATTTGAAGAACTGTTCGGGAATCTTTATATCGGCAAGCATCCTACGCCGTGGCATAATAAGTTTTTAGTGCTGCGCTTTAACTTTTCCGAAGTAAGTTCCAATATCGATGAAGTAGAGGAGTCGTTCAATTTTTATTGCTGTAACAGAATGCTGGAATTTGTCCGGCAGTATGAACCGCTGTTCGGTAAAGAGATCTGGACAAGTTTAAGCGGATCAGAAAAACAGGCCGGGGCTTTGCTTTCTGCTATCAATACTTATATCAGCCGTAAAGGTAACCTCCCTATTTATCTGATGATCGATGAGTACGACAACTTCACCAATACGATCCTTTCTACCTACGGAACGGAATATTACCGTAAGGCAACTCACGGCGAAGGGTTTATCCGCGGCTTTTTCAATGTAATAAAAGCTGCGACTACCGGGCCCGGTGCAGCCGTGCAACGCCTGTTTATTACCGGAGTCAGCCCCGTTACCATGGACGATGTAACAAGCGGGTTTAATATCGGAACCAATATCACTACCAATCCTCAATTTAATTCGTTGGTGGGATTCAGCCGCGAAGAAGTGACGGATATGCTTGCTTATTACCGCAAGGAAGGATTCTTTACCGAATCTATCGAAGAGATGCTGGAGGTGATGAAGCCTAATTATGATAATTATTGTTTCAGCGAAGACCGGCTGGAAGATTGTATGTTCAATTCCAATATGGTGCTTTACTTTATGAACTACTATTTTACCAACGGCACAAAACCAAAAGAAATAGTAGATCCCAATATCCGCACGGATTTTAACAAGCTCTCTTATCTTATCCGCTTGGATCATGGGTTAGGCCAGAACTTTTCCGTAATCCGAGAGATTGCGGAAAAGGGTGAGATCGAGGCATCCATCGCAACTCATTTCTCCGCCTTGGAAATGACGGACGTGGAAAACTTCAAATCTTTGTTGTTTTATTTCGGTTTGCTTTCCATTAAAGATGTAACGATCATGGGAACTCCTGTTCTGGCTGTACCCAATTTTGTAGTACGGGAACAGTTGTTTAATTTCCTTATTTCCGGCTACCGGAAGTACGACTTGTTTAAGATCGATTTGGCACGGTTAATGAGGTTAACCGGCGAGATGGCTTTCCACGCCGACTGGCAATCGCTTTTCACGTATCTTGCCGATGCGATCCGCGAGCAGAGCCGTATCCGGGAGTTTATCGAGGGTGAGTCGCATATCAAAGGTTTCTTGTTGGCTTATCTGGGTATCTCCCGTTATTACGACCTCTATCCGGAATACGAAGCGAACAAGGGTTTTGCCGATTTCTTCTTTAAGCCGAGCCTTGCCGCTCCGGTGATTCCTCCTTATACATATTTGCTGGAAGTAAAATATTGCAAGGCAGGCAGCTCCAATGCTCAGGTACGTAAACTGGCAGACGAGGCTCGTAACCAATTGATACAATACAGCGAGGCAGCTTCGGTAGCTAAAGCACGGGCGGAAGGGCACTTAAAACTGATTACTATTGTCTGGCGCAGTTGGGAGTTAGTATTAATGGAAGAAATAAAAGATGAGGCTTTCTTTACGCCGCTAATAAAATAA
- a CDS encoding helix-turn-helix domain-containing protein: MEAALKKSNHGANVRRWREWRNVNQDVLAEQIGVSQATLSGYEKRDKLEQEILDKIAKALNIPVEAITEMEESASINIVANSFADNSSAWNWNWCPTFNPIDKIVELYEKLLEAEKEKVARVQEILKDKK; this comes from the coding sequence ATGGAAGCAGCACTAAAAAAGAGCAATCACGGAGCCAATGTCCGCCGTTGGAGAGAATGGCGTAACGTTAACCAGGATGTGTTAGCAGAACAGATTGGCGTATCCCAGGCAACCTTATCAGGATATGAGAAAAGAGATAAGTTGGAACAAGAAATTTTGGATAAGATAGCCAAGGCGTTAAATATACCGGTAGAAGCTATTACAGAAATGGAAGAAAGTGCTTCTATCAATATTGTAGCAAATTCTTTTGCGGATAATTCTTCTGCCTGGAACTGGAATTGGTGCCCCACCTTCAATCCTATTGATAAGATAGTAGAACTTTACGAAAAGCTTTTAGAAGCGGAAAAAGAAAAAGTAGCTAGGGTACAGGAAATTTTGAAGGATAAGAAATAG
- the sufB gene encoding Fe-S cluster assembly protein SufB gives MQDSNNIIQEVTGSEYKYGFVTDIDTDVIPRGLNEDVVRLISQKKNEPAWLLEFRLKAFRYWQTLEMPHWAHLNIPPIDYQDIIYYAAPKKNEGPKSLDEVDPELLKTFDKLGIPLHEQKHLAGMAVDAVMDSVSVKTTFKETLAEKGIIFSSFSEAVQHHPDLVQEYLGSVVSYRDNFFAALNSAVFSDGSFVYIPRGVRCPMELSTYFRINAANTGQFERTLIIADDESYVSYLEGCTAPMRDENQLHAAIVEIIAKEQAEVKYSTVQNWYPGDKDGKGGIYNFVTKRGLCKGYGSKISWTQVETGSAITWKYPSCILAGDNSVGEFYSVAVTNNYQQADTGTKMIHLGKNTRSTIVSKGISAGHSQNSYRGLVKVSPRAENARNHSQCDSLLLSDHCGAHTFPYAEVQNETAIIEHEATTSKISEEQIFYCNQRGISTEEAVGLIVNGYAREVMNKLPMEFAVEAQKLLQISLEGSVG, from the coding sequence ATGCAAGATTCTAATAATATAATTCAGGAGGTAACCGGAAGCGAATACAAATACGGATTTGTAACCGACATCGATACCGATGTGATACCTCGCGGATTGAACGAAGACGTGGTACGCCTTATATCCCAAAAGAAAAATGAGCCGGCCTGGCTGCTCGAATTTCGGCTAAAGGCCTTCCGCTATTGGCAAACCCTTGAAATGCCTCACTGGGCACACTTAAATATTCCCCCTATAGATTACCAGGATATTATTTATTATGCTGCTCCCAAAAAAAATGAAGGCCCCAAAAGCCTGGATGAGGTAGACCCGGAATTGTTGAAGACCTTCGACAAACTAGGTATTCCTCTCCATGAACAGAAGCACTTAGCCGGGATGGCTGTAGACGCTGTAATGGATAGTGTGTCGGTTAAAACAACCTTTAAGGAAACCCTGGCAGAAAAAGGAATTATTTTTTCATCTTTTAGTGAAGCGGTACAACATCATCCCGATTTGGTTCAGGAATATCTCGGAAGTGTAGTTTCCTATCGCGACAATTTTTTTGCTGCATTGAATTCTGCCGTTTTCAGCGACGGGTCATTCGTGTATATTCCGCGTGGTGTACGGTGCCCGATGGAACTTTCTACTTACTTTCGGATCAACGCAGCCAACACGGGACAATTTGAACGTACCCTGATTATTGCCGATGATGAATCCTACGTAAGTTATCTGGAGGGATGTACAGCTCCGATGCGCGATGAAAATCAGTTGCATGCGGCTATCGTGGAAATCATTGCCAAAGAACAAGCCGAAGTAAAATACTCCACGGTACAAAATTGGTATCCCGGCGATAAAGACGGGAAAGGAGGTATTTATAACTTCGTAACCAAACGAGGCTTATGTAAAGGATATGGTTCTAAAATTTCGTGGACGCAAGTAGAAACCGGTTCGGCAATTACCTGGAAATATCCCAGTTGCATCCTTGCCGGAGATAACTCTGTAGGTGAATTTTACTCCGTTGCTGTGACCAACAATTACCAGCAAGCAGATACAGGAACCAAAATGATCCACCTGGGAAAAAATACACGGAGCACGATTGTATCCAAAGGCATCTCTGCCGGACATAGCCAGAATAGTTATCGTGGATTGGTAAAAGTATCTCCCCGTGCGGAAAATGCCCGTAACCATTCCCAATGCGACAGTTTGCTGTTAAGTGACCACTGTGGAGCCCATACGTTTCCTTATGCTGAAGTGCAGAACGAAACGGCTATCATTGAGCACGAGGCAACCACTTCCAAAATCAGTGAAGAGCAGATCTTTTATTGCAACCAACGCGGTATTTCTACCGAAGAAGCAGTGGGACTAATCGTAAACGGTTATGCCCGTGAAGTAATGAACAAGCTCCCGATGGAATTTGCCGTAGAAGCACAGAAATTATTACAGATCTCTCTCGAAGGCTCGGTGGGATAA
- a CDS encoding hybrid sensor histidine kinase/response regulator transcription factor, with product MKDKRFIIYIIISLIILSACSSTRTDKKYLIGLSQCMLDDAWRQSMVKELLIEASNYDNLEIIIKDANSNNQRQIEQIRELINMQVDVLIISPFESQPITAVAEEAYRAGIPTIITDRKVNTSLYTTFVGADNYLIGRNAGNYASRYLPKNAVIMEIWGLSSSSPAQERHQGFVDALSTRSDVTYRKIEGEWLYRVAKERVEKSEHLEHVDFIYAHNDMMAIAAREVFDARCPDHSKQLQIIGMDAVPGAGLEAVADGRINASFMYPTGGEQLIRTVMQILNRQPVPKEISLETADVDRKTAQSLLLQAHQLQNYQQRIERQTSRTAQLLDRYRFLQSSLGLISALMLGVIILLIYVFFINRKIRKVNRELREKNLREEEQNRKLISLNAEIEEVTAQKLRFFTNISHEVRTPLTLIISPLDRLMQMLYDSPYLPDLQLIRKNADRLLRIINQILDFQKVEGKEMKVKIQQSDMVLFAGEIKSYFESMATVRNITYTFTSDVERCAIWFDPDMIEKVLVNLLSNAFKFTPKGGCIRLSVTDAGEKVMLRVEDNGCGISHEKLPFLFDRFYTDNNSSGTGIGLHLVKEYMQMHGGDISVESDPGIRTVFTLCFYKDKEHIQGENVTEAPAASLSYGSLALDNREEQELLSAQYPYTVLVVEDDEDVSEYLRRELRHNFKVLAAQNGSEALAVLQEQEVSLVLSDVMMPVMNGFELCRKIKTDLSFSHIPVLLLTALSDDRQRVFGISCGADVYIRKPFHLDYLKVVIIRVLEERKRLRDKLQQQLQQGTWVQEVGKCESMDEIFLHKLGATLEKIYTDPDFNVEKLSEMIGLSRQHLYRKVKELTGITPVEFLRNYRLSKAAELLKQKRYNVSEVAYQTGFSSPAYFTKCFKTVYKVTPTEF from the coding sequence ATGAAAGACAAACGATTTATTATTTATATTATTATATCCCTGATTATTTTATCCGCTTGTTCTTCTACCCGTACTGATAAAAAATATTTAATAGGCCTCTCCCAATGTATGTTGGACGATGCCTGGAGGCAATCCATGGTAAAAGAACTCTTAATTGAAGCATCCAACTACGACAATCTGGAAATCATTATTAAAGATGCCAATAGCAACAATCAACGGCAGATAGAACAAATCCGGGAACTAATAAACATGCAGGTGGATGTACTCATTATTTCACCTTTCGAATCACAGCCCATTACGGCAGTAGCCGAAGAAGCTTACCGGGCCGGAATACCCACTATTATTACGGACCGGAAAGTAAATACCAGCTTGTATACTACTTTCGTGGGAGCCGATAACTACCTGATAGGCCGTAATGCCGGCAACTATGCCTCCCGTTACCTTCCCAAGAATGCAGTAATTATGGAAATATGGGGACTCTCCAGTTCGTCCCCGGCACAAGAACGCCACCAGGGATTTGTAGATGCACTCAGTACCCGGAGCGACGTCACTTACCGCAAGATAGAAGGTGAATGGCTTTATCGAGTAGCCAAGGAACGTGTCGAAAAGAGCGAACATCTGGAGCATGTAGATTTCATATACGCTCATAACGACATGATGGCAATTGCAGCGCGGGAAGTCTTTGACGCACGCTGTCCCGATCATTCCAAGCAGTTGCAGATTATCGGCATGGATGCCGTACCCGGAGCCGGCTTGGAAGCCGTAGCCGACGGGCGGATTAATGCCTCTTTTATGTACCCTACAGGTGGGGAACAACTTATTCGCACCGTAATGCAAATCTTGAACCGTCAACCTGTCCCCAAAGAAATATCCTTAGAAACTGCTGATGTAGATAGAAAGACCGCGCAAAGTCTCCTTTTGCAAGCACACCAATTGCAAAATTACCAGCAACGCATTGAACGGCAAACATCCCGTACAGCACAATTATTAGACCGGTATCGCTTTTTACAAAGCTCACTGGGATTAATTTCAGCCCTGATGCTAGGCGTCATTATATTATTGATATATGTCTTTTTTATTAACCGCAAAATCCGGAAAGTAAACCGGGAACTACGGGAAAAAAATCTTCGGGAAGAAGAACAAAACCGGAAACTTATTTCCTTAAATGCGGAAATAGAAGAAGTGACTGCCCAAAAACTCCGTTTCTTCACCAATATTTCACACGAAGTACGGACACCACTTACCCTTATCATCAGCCCTTTGGATCGCTTAATGCAAATGCTATACGATTCACCCTATTTGCCCGACCTGCAATTGATTCGTAAAAATGCAGACCGGTTGTTACGCATTATCAACCAGATACTAGACTTCCAGAAAGTGGAAGGAAAAGAAATGAAAGTGAAAATCCAACAATCGGACATGGTACTCTTTGCCGGAGAAATAAAATCTTATTTTGAAAGTATGGCCACCGTGCGGAACATCACTTATACCTTCACCTCCGATGTGGAACGATGTGCTATCTGGTTTGACCCGGACATGATAGAGAAAGTGCTCGTCAATTTATTGTCGAATGCATTTAAATTTACCCCTAAAGGAGGCTGTATCCGGTTATCGGTAACAGATGCAGGCGAAAAAGTGATGCTCCGGGTGGAAGATAACGGGTGCGGTATTTCTCATGAGAAGCTACCCTTTTTGTTTGACCGTTTCTATACGGATAACAACTCTTCCGGCACAGGCATCGGGCTTCATCTGGTAAAAGAATATATGCAAATGCACGGAGGAGATATCTCTGTGGAAAGTGATCCTGGAATCCGGACGGTTTTCACCCTTTGCTTTTACAAAGACAAAGAACACATTCAAGGCGAGAACGTAACGGAAGCACCCGCCGCCTCTCTTTCCTACGGTTCGTTAGCCCTGGATAACCGGGAAGAACAAGAATTATTGTCCGCCCAATACCCTTATACCGTTTTAGTAGTGGAAGATGATGAAGATGTATCCGAATACTTACGCCGGGAGCTCCGGCATAACTTCAAGGTATTGGCAGCCCAAAACGGTTCGGAAGCATTAGCCGTTTTGCAAGAGCAAGAAGTCTCCTTGGTGCTTAGCGATGTCATGATGCCGGTAATGAATGGCTTTGAACTGTGCCGGAAAATTAAAACCGATCTGTCTTTCAGTCATATCCCGGTATTGTTACTCACAGCTTTGTCTGACGACCGTCAACGGGTTTTCGGTATCTCTTGCGGAGCAGATGTGTATATCCGTAAACCCTTCCACTTGGATTACCTGAAAGTAGTAATTATCCGGGTACTGGAAGAACGGAAAAGACTGCGTGACAAGCTACAGCAGCAATTGCAACAAGGAACCTGGGTGCAGGAAGTAGGAAAATGCGAGAGTATGGACGAAATATTTCTCCATAAACTAGGCGCAACCCTGGAAAAAATCTATACGGATCCGGATTTTAATGTGGAAAAGTTAAGCGAGATGATCGGGCTTTCCCGGCAACATTTGTACCGGAAAGTAAAAGAATTAACCGGTATAACTCCCGTAGAATTTCTGCGGAATTATCGCTTGAGTAAAGCAGCGGAATTGTTGAAACAAAAACGGTATAACGTTAGCGAGGTAGCTTACCAGACAGGATTTTCGTCACCAGCCTATTTTACCAAATGCTTTAAAACCGTTTATAAGGTAACTCCCACGGAGTTTTGA
- the sufC gene encoding Fe-S cluster assembly ATPase SufC produces MLEIKDLHANINGKEILKGISLTVKPGEIHAIMGPNGSGKSTLASVLVGNPAFEVTQGEVKFHGKDLLEMSPEQRSWEGLFLSFQYPVEIPGVSMVNFMRAALNEKRKYKGEPPISATDFLRLMREKRQIVELDNKLANRSVNEGFSGGEKKRNEIFQMAMLEPSLSILDETDSGLDIDALRIVAQGVNKLHTPENATIVITHYQRLLDYIKPDVVHVLYKGRIVKTAGAELALELEEKGYDWIKKEID; encoded by the coding sequence ATGTTAGAAATAAAAGATTTACATGCCAACATCAATGGTAAAGAAATATTGAAAGGTATTAGCCTGACAGTTAAACCGGGCGAAATTCATGCAATCATGGGACCTAACGGTTCCGGTAAAAGCACCCTAGCCTCCGTGCTGGTAGGCAATCCCGCATTCGAAGTTACGCAAGGGGAAGTGAAATTCCACGGAAAAGATCTGCTGGAAATGTCTCCTGAGCAACGTTCGTGGGAGGGATTATTCCTTAGTTTTCAGTACCCAGTGGAAATACCGGGTGTAAGCATGGTGAATTTTATGCGTGCCGCCCTCAATGAAAAACGGAAGTACAAAGGCGAGCCTCCTATTTCTGCTACCGATTTCCTCCGGTTGATGCGCGAGAAACGGCAAATTGTGGAATTAGACAACAAGCTTGCCAACCGTTCGGTAAACGAAGGATTCTCCGGCGGTGAAAAGAAACGGAATGAAATCTTCCAGATGGCTATGCTGGAACCCTCGTTGTCCATTCTCGATGAAACCGACAGCGGACTGGATATCGATGCCCTTCGCATCGTTGCCCAGGGAGTGAATAAATTGCATACGCCAGAAAATGCAACTATTGTCATTACCCATTATCAACGCTTGCTCGATTACATTAAGCCTGACGTAGTACATGTGCTTTACAAAGGCCGCATTGTAAAAACAGCAGGAGCCGAGCTGGCTCTTGAACTGGAAGAGAAAGGATATGATTGGATTAAAAAAGAAATCGATTAA
- a CDS encoding DUF421 domain-containing protein, translated as MNFFKDLIHEKPDFLIKEGKINLKTLQKNHLGIEQFRAKLRESNILSLLDVNEVVFETEGELTIIQKKEKEDSYLLVNNGDILEDNLKEANHDKKWLEQELAGLGHSEIKNIFCAEYTPNRGFCIIDMDGSILNQQQAPENKEPVALFFFPELCIKE; from the coding sequence ATCAATTTCTTTAAAGATTTGATTCACGAGAAACCGGATTTTCTTATTAAGGAGGGGAAAATCAACTTGAAGACTTTACAAAAGAATCATTTAGGGATTGAACAGTTCCGGGCAAAATTGCGCGAAAGTAATATCCTTTCCTTGCTGGATGTGAATGAGGTGGTTTTTGAAACCGAGGGCGAACTTACGATTATCCAAAAGAAAGAAAAGGAGGATTCTTATTTGCTGGTAAATAATGGGGATATCCTCGAAGATAATCTGAAAGAAGCTAACCATGACAAAAAGTGGCTGGAACAGGAGCTTGCCGGCTTAGGGCATTCCGAAATCAAAAACATCTTCTGTGCGGAGTATACTCCTAACAGAGGGTTCTGTATTATCGATATGGACGGCTCTATCTTAAACCAACAGCAAGCTCCGGAAAATAAGGAGCCGGTTGCTCTTTTCTTCTTTCCGGAGCTATGCATAAAAGAGTAG
- a CDS encoding helix-turn-helix domain-containing protein — translation MEAALKKSNHGANVRRWREWRNVNQDVLAEQIGVSQATLSGYEKRDKLEQEILDKIAKALNIPVEAITELNDNAAINIVANTLTVNDDAEATIFNYYPTFNPIDKIVELYEKLLEAEKEKVAMLQEVLKDKK, via the coding sequence ATGGAAGCAGCACTAAAAAAGAGCAATCACGGAGCCAATGTCCGCCGTTGGAGAGAATGGCGTAACGTTAACCAGGATGTGTTAGCAGAACAGATTGGCGTATCCCAGGCAACCTTATCAGGATATGAGAAAAGAGATAAGTTGGAACAAGAAATTTTGGATAAGATAGCCAAAGCGTTGAATATACCGGTAGAAGCTATTACAGAATTAAATGATAATGCTGCTATAAATATTGTGGCTAATACATTAACCGTAAATGATGATGCAGAAGCTACTATTTTTAACTATTATCCCACCTTCAATCCTATTGATAAGATAGTAGAACTTTACGAAAAGCTTTTAGAAGCGGAAAAAGAAAAGGTCGCCATGTTGCAAGAAGTTTTGAAAGATAAGAAATAA
- a CDS encoding Rpn family recombination-promoting nuclease/putative transposase, whose amino-acid sequence MGRFVNPFTDYGWKLLFGEEASKSILIEFLNDLLEGERHILNLKYLKTEELPENIYGRGVIFDILCESDTGEKFIVELQNKAQLFVKDRFIFYMSRAISKQGVKGKSWDFSLYPVYGIFLLNFTLPEGKACLRTDVAYMDMVSKELFSDRSRMIFLQLPYFTKCEEECITNMDKWFYILTRMDTLERMPWKAQKAAFEKLMERAETANFTPEEQAQYEAQLDAYRVMNSAMAQSKLEGKQEGLAEGMEKGIEKGRLEGRKEGAILMARRLKELGIDLTVISESSGLTIDEIKKL is encoded by the coding sequence ATGGGAAGATTTGTCAATCCTTTCACTGATTACGGATGGAAGCTGTTATTCGGGGAAGAAGCCTCTAAAAGTATTTTAATCGAGTTCTTAAACGACCTGCTCGAAGGTGAACGCCACATCCTCAACCTAAAGTATCTTAAAACTGAAGAGCTGCCGGAAAATATTTACGGCAGAGGTGTTATCTTTGACATACTTTGCGAGAGTGACACGGGCGAGAAGTTCATTGTGGAACTGCAAAACAAAGCACAGTTGTTTGTAAAGGACCGTTTCATATTTTATATGTCGCGTGCCATCTCCAAACAGGGGGTAAAGGGCAAAAGCTGGGATTTCTCGCTTTATCCGGTGTATGGGATATTTCTTTTGAACTTTACCTTGCCTGAGGGGAAAGCTTGTTTACGAACGGATGTAGCGTATATGGACATGGTTTCGAAAGAACTCTTCAGCGACCGTTCCCGGATGATCTTCTTGCAATTGCCTTATTTCACGAAGTGTGAAGAGGAGTGTATCACCAACATGGATAAATGGTTTTATATATTAACGCGTATGGACACATTGGAAAGGATGCCTTGGAAGGCACAGAAGGCAGCATTTGAGAAGCTGATGGAACGTGCGGAGACAGCGAACTTCACACCAGAGGAGCAGGCGCAATATGAGGCCCAACTGGATGCGTACCGGGTGATGAACAGCGCGATGGCTCAAAGTAAGTTGGAAGGGAAACAAGAGGGCTTGGCCGAAGGAATGGAAAAAGGAATCGAAAAAGGCAGACTGGAAGGAAGAAAAGAAGGTGCTATCTTAATGGCTCGCCGACTTAAAGAATTAGGTATCGATTTAACGGTCATTTCGGAAAGTTCCGGTCTTACTATCGATGAAATAAAGAAGTTATAA